Genomic window (Nicotiana sylvestris chromosome 7, ASM39365v2, whole genome shotgun sequence):
attaattctATTCAAAGTCGAAAAATAGCAGAGGAAATTAACTATATAAGTTCACCAGGAATTAACAAAAACTAATCCGAATATTAagcattttttggtatgaagttttttcaaaaaatcataataaaatacaCAGTGCTTGATGAAAACTTCAAGCATGAACTAAATATTAAGCATTTTTAGCACAATTACATATTGCACGACAAAAATATTAAGCATTTTTAGCAGACAAACTAAAAAAATTTCAGCatacaaaaaattatatgaaaaatGTTTTACATATTCCTGAAAACATAAGCATTTTCTGGTATgcaatttttccaaaaaatgataataaaatacaaTGCAGGAAGAAAACTTCAGCTCCATCAGCCGAAGTTTTTACAGATTAACTAAAGAACTTCAGCAcctgtgctgaagttttttgtgcaatacgaaattttaattttaatttattttttactcagtgtaggaggaaaacttcagctcctccTGCTGAAGTTTGTAAATATTaactaaaaacttcagcacatatgccgaagttttttgtgcaatatgaaattttaattgatgttttTTTACAGAGTGTAAtaggaaaacttcagcttctCCTGCTGAAGTTTgtaaatattaactaaaaaacttcagcacttatgccgaagttttttaagcaatatgaaattttaattaatgttttattttttttacccagtgtaatagaaaaacttcagctcctcctgttgaagtttttaaatattaactaaaaaacttcggCACCGATGCCGAAGTTTTTTGCGcataggtgttttaaatattcaaacactcatataatattttaatataaattttTTCTCGTTGTGTTATTTGCTTGCTCGTTTTGCTGAATTTTTTAgatatgaactaaataacttcagcttgtTTCAGCATATTTGTCAGATTAGAATGTTAGAATTCATCATCAAATAGATTTAGAATGCAAATTCAGCATATCAGTGAAGTTCGTCAAACAACTttaatcaatcaatcagaaaacatataattcaaaaactattttgaattctgaagatgaatttgaatacttacaatgtattttgtaattttgaatttggaatttgaatttGGTTAAAATCTGGTTTGCGAGAGGCGATCTCAGAAGAGACGAACTGATGGAGGAGATACGAAGAAGATCTGGAATTTGATTCTGGGTATGCTTGATGCATCTTTTATATGTTTTGGAAGGGGTATAATGGTCATATTATTACAGATTTTTTGTTAGTTGGTTACAAAatcaatagtttttaaaaataagGTATAAGTTAAAAGGTAGCATAAAAATAGGGTACGACTGCAAATCGCCCTACGTATTCCTACCTAAATCGTAGGCCTTTTTATTCAAGGGTTTCTCTAATAGAAACTTGAAGCAGAAGTAAGAATATATGGAAATCTGCCGCAGTCAGAATTTGATTTCCTATTACTACTAGGTTTCTGTAACATTGCTTAAACTCCACGGATGAGCTTACCTCTATAAATACAACCACTAACCTAAACTAAGTTTTCCCCTGCCTCCTTTAATTCCCTGATCCTTGTTTCTTCTCTTTCAATGGCTTCCCTTACCAACCGCTGTTTCTTTCTCATCTTGCTGTTAATCATTTTTGCTGCTTCTTCCGCTAAGGCGCAGGAAGAATCTTCCCCTTTTTATTCCATTTATAGCTTTGGAGACAGTGACTCTGCTTCTACTTCTGATTATTTAGGTGTTGTACTTGGTCTTCCTTCTCTACAACATTACACAGACAAAGGCGTTGAGTTCGAGTCCGGTATTAGTTTCATGACGCCTGGAGCAACAGTTATGAGTCCCTTTTCCTTCATCAAGAATGGCAACCCGGCGCCTCAGCAGTCTCATCACTCGCATATTTCTGCCTTTATGAAACTCTTTTATAAGGATTGCTTCTCTTTTCATGACTGCGGCAGGTACAAGGTTCTTCAAAAAGCTATCATCTTTATGGATCAGCCTGGTTTTAATGATTACAATCACTCTCTTTTGCATACAAAATCTATTTCCGAAGTGTCCAAGTTGTCCCTGATGTTGTGGAGACAATCAAGAATTCTATCGAACAATTGATCAAGGATGCAGAGGCCAAACACTTTGTGGTTTCTGGAATTATTCCAATGGGTTGCCTTCCAGGTTTTAGAACAATGTTTCCCGAAAACGACAATAGCAAGAAAATTCAATGTCACAAAGGACTAAATTTGTTCGCAACATAGCACAATGATCATCTATGGCAAGCGTTGGAGGAGCTTCGACTGAAGTACCCTGAAGTTTGTGAGCGTtactgtgttaaaacaaaaaaaaatcagaaaactgttagaagaataaagaaatgtataaaatagtaaagaatcagaaatattccgagtccacaattttcttgtgcgtccttaaggaattttaaccccctcacacgttgccaaggtaatggattaaatcctcccaggataaaacggaataaaccttcctgcaacagtggcaatacaaaatgcaggataccaacgaactcaaagaacggagcaaaatcacacttacgaatttgagagagagagactgcgaattaggatgcagtatattcagaaagaaagaagttttAGAGTGTTTTTCGTATCTggaagatgcagccttgcctcagaatttataggcaaatatcagaagaggtgtctagaaaggtgccttttcagaaaatacgcggcTCTCTGAACTTTCAGCAGTGTTCTGGCGTATtttcagcagtgatttggcatttaattaattattaaataattaaataaattttgtccaaaaataatcttatcgatcgacaaatccgaagccgaagccgaagccgagcgagcgacgacgacgacgcgagggttcattctcttcaactccttttatgagctttaagaagtgaatctatatataaatacacaaatgtgattgtccctcaccaatgagggacaaagtgcaagacaaaagttcacttcttcaaaattttcattttccctccattttatttcccttcatttccaattcacactccttctactttaaagcccaatggcttaaagtccaacaatcccccacatgaatgggaatggctgtatcaagaaagatcatagatgaaagctatgtgattttgcaagtaaggattaattgcatctggataagtaggtttccctttgaactttccgtagtgaacatatgtcggatatactcggtcaatcggtagatttgatatctttgaaccgtcgaactttagtgtatacctagacaaccatatgtcacacaaccaacccttaaccgtcttttggttctcattgttgtgttcgtttccaTGAACACCGcatggtttcataagtgcgtagagaattggccttacagaattctcaTTGAAGCGACttccacttcacacttacataggtgattcctaaacatgtaatcctttagattgacactatttgataaatacctcatcaaacttaggtaatcattaaagaacgtgtaaagttctatccttgttactgaacattgtcttcatcacgagaatggaccaaagtttttattttgacaatgttgaaccggtcaatcataactttgtttgagctccttgaacctagatctcggaacaaccaaaattctaggtagagttaccaccatgttgacttgtcctcggccatagtcccattcccttagatgatttctcaactccctctctagttaagccttCTGTAAGTGGATACGCAAtattatcctttgatcttacataatcaatagtgataattccactagaaagtagttgtctaacggtattatgtcttcgtcgtatatgtcgagactttccgttatacataacgctccctgcccgtcctattacagcctcactatcgcaatgtatgcaaataggagccacaggttttggccagaacggaatgtcttctaaaaattccgaagccattcagcttcttcaccggctttatccaatgctataaactctgattccattgtagagcgagcgaTACATGTATGTTTggaagacttccaagataccgctcctccaccaacagtaaacagatatccacttgtggactttgtttctaatgagccggttatccaattagcatcactatatccttcaataaccgcaagatatttattgtagtgcaaagcgtagtcttgggtatactccaaatatcccagaactcgtttcatagccacccagtgatgcttgttgggattacttgtgaatcgactaagtttacttattgcacaagctatatcgggtcgtgtacagttcatgatgtacattagacttcccaacacacgagcatactccaattgagacgtactttcgcctttattcttcataagatgatggtttaagtcaattggagtccttgcacttctaaattccaagtgtttgaatttttcaagtaccattttcacgtaatgtgattgagacaaagctagaccttgaggagtcctctggattttaattcctagaattacatcggcaactcctaagtctttcatatcaaacttactagcaaacatacgcttagtagcttgaatgtcggcgatgtctttgctcattattagcatatcatcaacatataagcaaacaatgactatatgatttggaacgttcttaatgtaaacacatttatcacattcattaatcttaaaaccatttgacaacattatttggtcaaatttcgcatgccattgcttgggtgcttgttttagtccataaagggacttgacaagtctacacaccttcttttcttttcccggaaccacaaatccctcaggttggttcatgtaaatttcttcctcaagatcaccatttaagaatgctgtttttacatccatttgatggatttgaagaccatacaaggcagctaacgctattagcatccgaatggatgtaattcttgttaccggcgagtatgtgtcaaaatagtcaagatcttctcgttgtctaaatcctttgacaacaagtcttgccttgtatttgtcaatagtaccatcgtccttcattttcttcttgaaaatccatttagaacccaacgttttgttacctggaggaagatcaaccaattcccaggtatggttgctcaatatggattctatttcactattgacagcttctttccaatattgtgcttctgaggaagacattgcttccttgaaggtacgaggctcattttctaacagaaaagtcagaaaatctggaccgaa
Coding sequences:
- the LOC138872988 gene encoding sinapine esterase-like, with translation MASLTNRCFFLILLLIIFAASSAKAQEESSPFYSIYSFGDSDSASTSDYLGVVLGLPSLQHYTDKGVEFESGISFMTPGATVMSPFSFIKNGNPAPQQSHHSHISAFMKLFYKDCFSFHDCGRYKVLQKAIIFMDQPGFNDYNHSLLHTKSISEVSKLSLMLWRQSRILSNN